In Pseudorasbora parva isolate DD20220531a chromosome 9, ASM2467924v1, whole genome shotgun sequence, the sequence TCTctccgacagcgagttgacacaaaAACCAACTCCCCTTTCTTTTTCTCTGGATGTATATTGTTGGTGTTATAGTGCTTTCGGCAATGGGATTGCGTGAATTGCACATAATTGTACTAATTCCTGCAGATTTTGTGCTCGCACCTAAAGTGCGTGCGTAAAGCTGCCACAGTACTAAATTGAGGGTTTTGTTTGCTGCTTGTtgctatattattattatttttcttttcagtAGATGTCGTCCATTGACTACCATACTATTTTTGCCCCACTGTGGTAGTCAATGGCTGCCAAAATCTGTATGGTTACAAACatttcttccaaatatcttcctttgtgttccacagaacaaaaacatttatacaggtttggaataactTGAGCGTTATtagatgatgacagaattgtcatgtttgggtgaactatccctttaattttgtggaaactgatgcTTTTCaaaattctttgatgaatagaaagttgaaATCTTTTGTAGCATTATGAATGTCTTTACTGACgcttttgatcattttaatgcgtccttgctgaataaaagtattcattaattttacaaaatattactgaccccaaacttttatgCAGTAGTAAAATCTGCTTTCTAATCTGCCTGTGTCAACAGCATTTATCATGTACAGAAATGTCTGTACACAACATATTGCTTCaatcttatatatataaaaatcttGTAAAAATACCAATCTTGTATATTTTTCCCTCAGTGTTCATGTAGGAAAGACATGGTGAAGATCTCCATGGATGTGTTTGTAAGGAAATTTCAGCCCGAACGGTATGAACTGTGGTTGGCGGGGAAGGACAATGCTCCCATTGACCATTCCAAGCCCACGCCTGAAGCAGCTGAGTTTTTAGGTGGAGAGGCTGGAAAGAGTGGTGCTCAGGAACTCTGCATTGAGAACCAAAGTAGTGAGGGACAAAAGAAAAGGTACAAAAAAACCCCCACTCAATTAATTTTTTGCATTGCCCATACTAATATGTATAAAACATGTAATAGCAATCTCAAATGTTGCCTTTTGCAATTAAATTAGCCTGGCCAAACAAAGGATAGGAACCAAAAGACACAGAGTGTGTCTGGACTTACCAGACGAAGTTCTTCCAAAGAGTGAAACAAACGATGAGGAGGCTGAATATGGCAAGAAGGGGCGCTTGACTCCATACACAGAACAATGCAGAGAGTATCACGGTATGTCCTGTGGTTATggccaaaatgttttttttttacttttttcttaATGTTAAGTGGTTGGAACTCCTTTTGTTTTTGAAATTTCAGAATTGAAGGATGAAGAAGACCTGCTGCCACTAACAGGTTCGACCCATTTAAAGATGCTTTCAGGTTCTAGAAGTCCTGCATCTGGGGAGTGTGTTAGGGGTGAAGGTTTAAGTGCCATATACCCGGTCACTAAAACTACTTCTCTGTCTTCAGCCTGTACACAGTCCTTCCCAAAGCGTCATCTCTCTATAGCGTCTGTCCCTACTGTCCCTCACTGCCTGTCAGCCGTGCCACGGATTTCTACCAAACCAGGGGTGGCGAGCCTTCTCTTTCATCGGACACTGAGCCCTTCAGATGCCCTACAGGTCCATAGCTATGCAGCCAAATCAGCGCTCTCTAAACCTCAGCAACCCAAGACAGAGGAACTCAGAGAAGACCTCAATGACCCAGACATTCAACTAGATGTGAGGCCAGATACGCAAACTCCACAACCCCACGCAATTGACTCCACAAACACAGAGGTTGGTAACTGCATTGTTTAAGTGTGtgaaaaaaagtgttaaaaaattTGCAGTTTGAGTGATTTTGTGGTCAAGTAATGTATCGTGCATACAAAAAGCAAGTTGGTCAATACAAGGGAAGGGATGTCACAATTCTCAGTATAATATTGAACCATTCGGTACGACATTCACAGTGGAGTACTCGCTtgtgaatttctttttttttttttttttttttttggggggggggggttgcattgaattaattatttctattcctcttcattaaaatatttatctcAGTTTATTTCACCTCTTTTTGAGTgagcctgtgagtctacgcgctAATATgggcaaatatccaatcatatgcactaaagttaggagGTGTTTAactgcgttttaaagccttgtcGGTTAAACTTTTAATTCACGTTTTACATGGGCTGAGTGCACGTGGCTGTCAAacatgattactggactaagtagtcttactgcactaatactgtcaaatacacaaggTTAACGTATATaaacagtcggttatgtctaaagtgaaagtaaaatcgcgtatgtctgtatatgagatgcgagccatcacacagaacgcgtttttgcagcgagaggcacctttttgaatggatttcggttggcagagagcATTATGCACGCTGTTTATGCtccctgggcgcctcgcgtttaaCTGCCAACTGCacctcgcgtttttgaaggagcgctctgagctcatgaagttgaaaaaaaatcaactctGAGCTGAAAAGTGCCCGGCGTCATTGCCTTTcttttctgttgtccaatcgaatgaatggagaggcgggccttccgttgtgttgaccgttacctTGAGTTGAGTGACAGGACAGCTGATTCGGGGTGGCctagaaacataaaaaaaactcgGCTCACTGCTCTTTTCTAATGAAAAAACGCCAACCAAAAAAGGCAGTGCAGTGCGCCTCACGTTTTTGAACCTGAAACACGCCTTCGCTGCATGCTGCATTCATGTGCTCTGAATTATCGTAATtacgagtttcctaggtaaaaattgcacatgaatgctctcccatttcaaaatttgaatggGAGGAGCTCGTTATCACAatttcagaagtgggaattatcaaatttctGATAGCATGTGAAGTCGGCATTAGCAGCGCAGCCTAATGATTGTAAACACTTGTCCTTTAAAGGGACAGataaaaattatgttaataaagcaactaaaaattaaactaaaaatCACTCGCTGCTCTTTAATAAAGTACAGTAGCTTTCAATCAATGTATATTGCATATTGAAgactgtagttttaattttagcctacatttaatcattcaagttcattCTTAAGTGCTGCTGTACATCTCTGatctgccactgtaaatctttatatatatttattttatattctaCAATACACCAGgaatgtgtacatgttttttttaattaaagttaagTTTAAGCAGAGTTTTTctagtcttttaagtaaaataaagaaagagtattacaataaaaacatgttctccttaacctctttctgttcctgtcgcctaagaatagaatagccaAAACGAACCGAACCGAAAACCGTAGTTAAAAacagaggtatgtattgaaccgtggactaactgtagtGTTGCATCCCCAGTAAATACTATGAAATTATAGCAGGGTGatattaaaatggatgttatggtATCTGAATGGATATTAAAGCTGTGTTTTGTTTGAGTAAATTCAAAATAAGTctaaaattaatacttttaaatattaatttaagtgaatCCAGGCATCACAACATATGGGatgaatatttaatgtttttgacatgcgttccaaatcatgaatcgatacactgaatCTATATACGCATCAAAATCCTTTATGTTattatgtaatgttattaaatgtttttattttttaaataaatttataattttactcagcaaggatgcattaaatgattatttaagtattttacatttataaagttattaattaaaattattaaaaccaTTTTCAACAgtgatcttttttttcttaaatgcaTGTTAAATATATTCAGCTTTATTCACAAGTATGCCATCAcgaataatgttttaaaaacaagcTCAAAAATTAAGCACCTTCACAACACGTATCTCCAAATGAAATTGAATTCTTGAGCACGGTTCCTCTTGCTTTTCTTCAGAATGAAAttgagggagagaaagagaataAGAGCATGAAGAGGAAACTGCAGCCGCTCAGCAAGTTGCCATGCTTGCATCCACTGCTCAGAGAGAACTCCAGTGATGACGGTTAGGATCTGTTTCATGATCTTCATTTATTTGAGTGTCATTGTTTGCCCTTTCTCATTAACTCCTTGCCTCCACAGAGATTCAGGAGCCTCCAGCAGAGTTTGAGGAGACTGATCCCTGGGCCAGACTCCTAGCTCCCATATGGCAAAGCAGGCCTCGTGATTTTAGAGTTGAGAAGGATTTCAACTTCCGTATGGGCCAGCAACCTCCATACTGTGCAGTGTGTACCCTCTTTCACTCGTACACACAGGTAACATGCTATTACTATATCACAAAAAAGTGTATTACTCTGCCAACACGACAAGTTAGTCTCACTGGCAGTTTGATGCCGCCATTGGCTCAGAAATCACACACTTGCATATGTCTGGTGGATTGTGAAGACAACATTTTTTGTAAAGATGTGATGCAATCAGATGTAATTATTCCTTTATTTGTTAGCTGCTAATTAAATATGACTTGTGCAAACCTCTTAAAAAATGGTGCCCCGCACATTGCCGCTTCTTCCATGTAGAGTGATGTAATCCGTCTGAGCCAGTGCGGCTCTGCAGCTGAAGGAGGGGAGCAGAGGACCATGCCGCTGATTCCAGAGATGTGCTTCACCAGCAGCTCTGAgggacacctgtccaccccgaATCTGGATAAAGATGGCACTAGCCAACTCGTCAGCTGCTCTGTGTGTTGTGTGCGCGTACATGCCAGTAAGTTTGTCATGCACCGTTGCCACTCAAATGGGCCGTTCATATGATGGGTcactacatttatttttaaatgatcatgtgacacttggAACttaagtaatgatgctgaaaagtcAGCTTTTTAACCATTGATGGATATCTGATATCTTAATTGTATTCCAAAAGTTCATTGGAAATCTAGCAACTTGTGGTCATTTCTGATCAAAGCACAGGGCAAACACCAATCTTTTGTTTTCAGTAGATTCAGGATGCTTAAAGTTGTTTCCATGACATGAAGTTCAAAAATGAGTAGGATGGAGAAGATTCACAAGGAGTAAATGGACAGGATATTCTTAAGTCATTAACGCATCCAATGGAAATTATTGAAAGGAAAGCAAAAGAAACAAAGGAAGGAAGTGAGGTCTGCTTATAGCCCTTGGCCAGGCGTGTAGGTGTTATTTCGTACACTATGTTTATGACTTCGATATGATACCAGACTATaatacctcgataccgatactaaatcgataccacggttaaaaaacaaacaaaaaacagatgatatatgattaatatgacaacagaacttattaatcatcgttttattttttttactaaaaatttccttggccagcatgttcctgccctggtttttgaccattccctcctcttattgctataataactacATGCCAATGTGAAGATCCTTacagagatcacattatcaatcatgttatcattcactaaccttcACTAACCTCAGCAgtttgggatgaccaaaatcttattttatgttttgagtaatttaatatttttaaaaaagtaatctgataattataatatagatttctaattgtatcttttttttaaataagcagAAAATGcgaattacaaacaatatgacaaactGTTCTTTATTCTTCAGCTACATTAGatctatttaacagtagcaagtcaagaaataaattaaataatcaaatataaaaccgCTTACTTAGTCTAcactctataatttaactataaactgattcttaataaatatatttaattatttagccAACCATGTGGTggtttttctatttttcattgtttgcttaacattaatcacagaatattaggtctggcTTAAGACCTGCACTGATCAAAGGTATGTgcgcgcttcaggtcagagtccggTAGTGCAAGCACGTCCCTCGCCGCGCTTTTTCTTCTCATGTTGCGCATATTTCTGTCGCTTTCTTTGTCATGCTTTGTGCGTACATATTTAACTCTTCTGcttctatatataaaaaaatagaaatttggccagaggctaaagactacagccagcagagggagctattttcACGTTTTCAACCCACGCATGGGGGATGttagatcgcactcacagcactcaaTGTGTTGTAACttcttaaattaatttttatgaaagttaatctttcaaagaactgaaaacgcgccacactgaacatgcgctgttaATGTATATGCCACGCGCAGTCgggattacctcagctctcatcacgagagctcattcatcaTGGTGTAaactgactcctgcagcgtttgtgctgtgacactccctcagcggctaaatcacattatattgaacagacacttttCTTTACTGATTGGTATAAATCCTATCCTAAGTTTTTTGTTACGAACGTTATGATCATATCCATGTAATTTGTCTGCATCATATAAAAAGGTAACTTAATGAATTGTGAATGTTTTGTCTACAGGTTGTTATGGTGTGTCTCAGGATACTAAGCTGGACGGGTGGATGTGTTCCCGCTGTGAAGCGAACGCCATTACTCAGGTTAGTTgtatcatatttttttaggctttttATTTATCCCTAAAATCTCTGCAATTAACTTTTCTAGCTGCTAGAGGGCACTATCATGCGTGATGTGGTCTTTCTAGTTGCTCCCACTTTACCTCATTTGTTTATTATTCTCAGTGGTGTGACTAAGTGTTTGTCTTCCCCGCAGGACTGCTGTTTATGCTCTCTAAGAGGAGGAGCTCTGCAGAAGGCTAACAATGACAAGTAGGTACCCAGGAGGCTCTTTGGGAAGCCATTCATGGTCAAATTAATTTTCTGTATCACACATTCCTCTGAGATGAATGACATTTTAATGTGCTGACTCTCTCAGCTGCTGTCATGTTAAGGGTTTTACCTCAGGTACTGGTGATGTTAAGGGTTTTACCTCAGGTACTGGTGAAATCTGCTTTGGTTGAAAATGTGGTTTTGTTGCAGGTGGGTTCACGTGTTATGTGCCGTGGCAGTACTGGAGGCTCGATTCGTGAACATTGCAGAGCGCAGTCCTGTTGATCTTGGTAATATCCCACTTGAGAGATTTAAGCTGGTGAGTTGATGTAATGCATAGAAACATATAACACAATGTGAATGTGGTGCTGGTTGACATACAGTGGGGAATGAGGTTTTCTTTCAAACAACAGCTCGATATCTCACATATGGGAACGCCCCCAGGCCTGATAGACTATGGaagcactatatatataataacagtaatcacaatgtatgattttttaaaaactatttatttgtatgatacagctgcaaatatgTATTTGAGCatctgtctatcagctagaattctgaccctcaaagacatgttggtctgcctttaaaatgtccacatccactccatttattatcctaaaatagatgcacctgtttgaggttgttagctgcgtaaagacacctgtccaccccatacaatcagtaataactactaacatggccaagaccaaagagctgtccaaagacactagagacaaaattgcaCACCTCCACAAGACTGGAAAAGGCTATAGGGAAATTGCCAAGTAGCTTGGTGAAataaggtccactgttggagcaatcattagaaaatggaagaagctaaacatgactgtcattctccctcggactggggcttcATGCAAGATCTCACATTGTGgagtctcaatgatcctaagaaaggtgagaaatcagcctaGATCAacacaggaggagctggtcaatgacctgaaaacaggtgggaccaccgtttccacgGTTACTATTGGTAAtgcactaagacgtcatggtttgaaatcatgtatggcacggaaggttcccctgcttaaaccagcacatgtccaggcccatcttaagtttgccagtgaccctttggatgatccagaggatcTGGAGAAATTCatttggtcagatgagaccaaaatataactttttggtcataattccaatAAATGTATATGGAGGAAGAAGattgatgagtaccatcccaaaaATACcgtccctacagtgaagcatgggggtggtagcatcatgctttgggggtctttttctgcacatgggacagggcgactgcactgcattgaagctacactgtgtgacattttcccccatctagcggtgaaaagttatatgaccatccagggaatagtagtttctgttcctctcaattctgatttcgttgtAACTCCTATGGTGgtcgatttagtccaagattaacatggcaatccccctcttcacatttgacacagtgccatcgagtgttaaaacgcgaaaggtgaagcttgaatttatgggtatgtccctctttggctaatgtactttcaagacggaggggcaacatggcgaccagcattcgaacctctcacccgtatgtattttcaatggcatattataaacttagtagaatactttattacttgaaagaagtaaatatacattaacacacatatttttgaaagaactaagtgtttttagctaagaataaactaaaaaagttacacagtgtagctttaaggagagaatgaccggggccatgtattgcgagattttggggaaacACCTCCATCCCTCAGTTTTTGAAGAgcagagcattgaagatgggtcgaagCTGGGTCTTCCAatatgacaatgacccgaagcacacagctaggataaccaaggagtggctcttgATATGCTAAGacgcatatcaaggttctggcgtggcctagccagtctccagacctaaacccaatggaGAGTCTTTGGAGGGAGATCAAACtttgtgtttctcagcgacaggccagaaacctgactgatctagagaagatctgtgtggaggagtgggctgaaattagcctgacaagccagacccacatcaagatgtttggtctggaaactcaccattgactgGGCTAaatccgaggggcaggataaacggttgtccgTCAGtgctctgcacgcaattggatagtgctacaaccaaccaggaCAACTTTTGGCATCCCTGTATATAAAACAACATCTAATTTAACGTCTAATGTTAAAACCTTCCTGGATTtaaatactttggtcagttcaagaataatttatttaattttatatcatttatttgaaagaattaaaagagcagtttcatgTCTATCCTTGTATTGTTCAAGTGGTTGAGGTTGGAGTTTACAAAGAATTTAGTAACAAAAAATGCATTACATTTTAGAGAGAGTAATTAGTACTGTCATCTTATTACATTGTTGAATATgagtaaagggatagtttacccaaaaataatgaggtgtatatgacattcctCTATCAGGCAAATACGAtaggagttatattaaaaaaagtcctggctaatccaagctttataatggctgcCCAAAATTTCAAGCCCCCAAaaaatcatccatccattataaaagccaatcactgccattataatgcgtgaaatcatttttttaaactcctGTTGTATTCTTCTGAAAGAGGAATGTcatatatacacataggatggcttgagaatgagtaaatcatgttgtaatttaaattttttgatGAACTGtccttttaatttaaaaaacatttttttagtaACTTTTCTGGGTTTGGGTTTAGTCagtttatataaaatgtataaatcttGCAGACTTTTGAATGATAATGTATGTGCATAGCAATGCTATATGAAGCAAAATATCGCAATGGAGCATTTTGTCATGCAAATCGTTGGAAAAATTGTTTTGTCACTATAAAATCTTTGCTATTCTGAGAACAGCATACAGATAATAAAtacagattttctttttttagacaAATATGCTTGGACTCTGTTAATGACtggatatatttaaaataatgtagatatgtatatatatatccagATCATTAACAGAGTCCAAGCATATTTGTCTAAAAGAAAAATCTGTATTTATTATCTGTATGCTGTTCTCAGAATAGCAAAGATTTTATAGTGCAAAACAATTTTTGCAACGATTTGCATGATAAAATGCTCCATTGCGATATTTTGCTTCATATCATAAATTTCTTTCTAAATTCATCAGAATTTGTTCAGTGTTCATTTTGCATGAACTCAAGTCTGtttctgtttaaagtttaatttgtcaaaGACATAACTAGCAACGGTTTCTTTTCAGAAATGCCAGTTCTGTCGTAAGTGGGTGAAGAAGAGCTCTGGTTGCTGCATGCAGTGCTCACACGGCCGCTGCTCCACTTCCTTTCATGCCACCTGTGCACAAGCAGCTGGAGTTCAAATGCATCCAGACGATTGGCCATTCATTGTTTACTTCACCTGCTGGAGACACAAGGGCGGCACCCAGATCGAGGTACAGACACAAACATGTTCAGGAAGTCTATATCTAACATCTGAACAAAAGGAAATGCACGTAGAAGCCAGTTCACTGTTTTGCTTTGAACTACATTGACAATAAGAGCATGATGAGAGGACAGATTCTAAAAAGACGATGCtaaagagaaaaaataaaatcataaacgTATAATTGCAGATAGTTAGCAAAATATATCAACTTTTATTTCTTGTTGATATCAAATTTCCAGGCAAACTTAATCGTATTTTGCTGCAAAATTCAACTGTCAAAAATATCAGGCTTTCCTTGTAtgataatgaaaaaataaatcctCAGTAAAGTCTGCATAAAATGGAAAATCACCTATTTTCTAAGTGcattttatttatcttattgtgaacaattaatccatgcatatgttttatttatttatttattttttactccttgtaatttttaatcaaaatgtcataaCTTGATCTTCCATTGAATCGACAGACTTATTCAGAACTTATTCaggcattttaaattattaaacttTTCCTTTCTTTTCTTGAAACCATTTCTTTCAATCAACCTCAAGTTTGCATTCAGATCTGCCTTTCTTCAGGCAACAATAACCGAtggattttttttcattttctgaTTTACATCACTATTTCTCAAGGTTTTGAGAAGAAAACCTTAAGAAATCAAGCAAAATCgtatattatttatgtattgaaataaaatttttgAACAAAACTGCTTTACTGCTGATTAAACCAGAGACatgtaaaatgttaaataaattatatatcatAGAGACCATTACATATGCCTTtttataaattgtaaaaaaaaattatgattgtCAAATTCCATGGAGTGTGACTCCCTAaatacctaaaaaaaaaaaaaaaaaagtgcacgtGTTCAGTGTAAGGAAAatattattagttcatgttttaCGGTAAGTGGCCTGTCTGGTAGGTTCAGCAGGGTGGAATTCTTAACTTTGagcaagtatttatttatttactttcttTTTCCACCATGACCTGTTCTTTTGTTATGCAAGTTGGTGAAAATGTAACAGCATGATAAGCATTTTGCTTGCTGTAAACCATTGTTAACACTTCAAAAGATGTAAATTTATCTGAGATGTCTGATCTCTGATCTTCAGCAGCGCAACAAGGCATCAATGCGGGATTTGGAAAAGGGGCAGAAAGTAATCTGCAAGCACAAAAATAGCCGATACTACCATTGTGAAGTGGTTGAGCTGACCAAAGCCACCTTCTATGAGGTTATCTTTGACGATGGATCATTCAGTGACAACCTCTTCCCTGAGGATATAGTGGTATGTGAGGAGTTTTGCAGTTCAAAGAAATGTTTAATGATCAAATTCACAGTGTACTGAAGCAGTGCTGGTCTTTATTTCTCAGAATAGAGACTGTCAGCTGCTCGGGCCACCATCAGAGGGCGACGTAGTTCAAGTACGTTGGACAGATGGCCTGATCTACGGAGCCAAATTTGTGTCTGACCATATCATCCCAATGTACCAGGTCAGAGGACAGCAAACACAGTTGCGCACATGATTTGGGTTGGAGTTCAACAAGATACTTCAGTAGATATTGTGTGTAACAGTCGGATCACTGTTTGCAGTGTGCAGGATAGTGTAACTTATAATGCAAGATAGAAGACAGACTAAAAATATGTACTGTATTCTGTTAAAGTTTAATATCATAACATTCACCACCATACCTCTTCGCATAATAATAGAGTGCAGTCATGTCTGTCATCTGTTTAATTTCAATAGAGGCTGTTTatgacttctttttttttcatgacaTTGACCTTCATTGTTGTTGCAATAAGCCATGATGGGTCATACAATAGGTTTAAATTTCAGCAGcacttctatctatctatctatctatctatctatctatctatctatctatctatctatctatctatctatctatctatctatctatctatctatctatctatctatctatctatctatctatctatctatctatctatctatctatctataatgttaaataaaaaaatattattttgcccccattaaaaacaacaaaagctATTTAGATTTAAACCAaattaaatactaaatgtaTACGTTTACTGAACAGGttggctagcctgacaagccagacccacatcaagatgtttggtctggaaactccattgacagagctcaatccgaggggcaggataaacggttgtctttcaaactccctctgcactcaAGGATAGCGctgcaaccaaccagagcaacgtgaagtggagctagttgataATTAAAcgttcgccgtatctggtcgacaaaactctgaacacatcttccctttttaagaatgacttccttgccgttcttttctcagagaaaagcttaactccaagtcttccagagttgcggtcaaagctgatttgaaaaaccgccgttcgccagcttctgtgtttactagtagcacgcaagtgcaactcggctgtcattatgttaagccacgcccaccgactctttacacgatgtgattggcctgaccagagtttggtttttacagctcagaagtgtattgagagttgctagacgacattagatttgctgccgctagggtgcgacTAGCTTTCTAGGCtacaggttgggatgaccaaaatcttaaatCATAAtacgagtaatttaatatttttttaatgtgtttttataattacaatatacatttttagttttatcttttttttttaaataagcaaaACATTCACATTTCAAacaatatgataaaaatagtGCTTTATTTTCAGCTACAGTGGGTatatttaacagtagcaagtcaagaaataaatcaaatatcaaatatatatataaaaactgcTCAGTCTTCACTCTATAAATTAACTATAGGCTACaatgattcttaataaatatattaaaggcCTTTAGGTGTCTGCCTAGGGTCCAGATGTGGGGTGATGACATCATCTTTTCACAAAATATatggattggctgtacacacaaaaatgcaagtgtgtcgttttcagatttatccactttgggaACAGGGCCCGTATTCATCAAGCTTCTTAAATTGccattttagtcttaagtgctgagaattcaaGAATTCATATACTTacaaacttaagtataaaagcaagttatcaaatttctcAAAGCTAAGAATCCctcttactctcccagttatttaagacaactcgagaggtctctcaagtggttaggagttgccagtaggggcttgtgaTGGCACTGAGGAGACAGAGATGTGCACATATTTTTTAGAAGAGGaagaatgtttttgaaatgttttacaaTGA encodes:
- the kdm4ab gene encoding lysine-specific demethylase 4A isoform X2; protein product: MASDTPVSRGIMTFYPTSEEFKNFSRYIAYMESQGAHKAGLAKIVPPKNWKPRRSYDDIDDLLIPAPIQQVVTGQSGLFTQYNIQKKAMTVKEFRKTANSDKFCSPRYDDFEELERKYWKNVTFNPPIYGADVNGTLYDPDVKEWNVGHLNTILDTVEHESGITIEGVNTPYLYFGMWKTTFAWHTEDMDLYSINYLHFGEPKSWYCVPPEHGKRLERLAKGFFPGSSQNCEAFLRHKMTLISPSILRKYGIPFEKITQDAGEFMVTFPYGYHAGFNHGFNCAESTNFATRRWIDYGKQAILCSCRKDMVKISMDVFVRKFQPERYELWLAGKDNAPIDHSKPTPEAAEFLGGEAGKSGAQELCIENQSSEGQKKSLAKQRIGTKRHRVCLDLPDEVLPKSETNDEEAEYGKKGRLTPYTEQCREYHELKDEEDLLPLTACTQSFPKRHLSIASVPTVPHCLSAVPRISTKPGVASLLFHRTLSPSDALQVHSYAAKSALSKPQQPKTEELREDLNDPDIQLDVRPDTQTPQPHAIDSTNTENEIEGEKENKSMKRKLQPLSKLPCLHPLLRENSSDDEIQEPPAEFEETDPWARLLAPIWQSRPRDFRVEKDFNFRMGQQPPYCAVCTLFHSYTQSDVIRLSQCGSAAEGGEQRTMPLIPEMCFTSSSEGHLSTPNLDKDGTSQLVSCSVCCVRVHASCYGVSQDTKLDGWMCSRCEANAITQDCCLCSLRGGALQKANNDKWVHVLCAVAVLEARFVNIAERSPVDLGNIPLERFKLKCQFCRKWVKKSSGCCMQCSHGRCSTSFHATCAQAAGVQMHPDDWPFIVYFTCWRHKGGTQIEQRNKASMRDLEKGQKVICKHKNSRYYHCEVVELTKATFYEVIFDDGSFSDNLFPEDIVNRDCQLLGPPSEGDVVQVRWTDGLIYGAKFVSDHIIPMYQVEFEDDSQLTVKREDVYSLDEELPKRVKARMSVASDMRFKGVFVEKDVKQNSKRQRVINSRYREDYIEPVIYRAIME
- the kdm4ab gene encoding lysine-specific demethylase 4A isoform X1, which encodes MASDTPVSRGIMTFYPTSEEFKNFSRYIAYMESQGAHKAGLAKIVPPKNWKPRRSYDDIDDLLIPAPIQQVVTGQSGLFTQYNIQKKAMTVKEFRKTANSDKFCSPRYDDFEELERKYWKNVTFNPPIYGADVNGTLYDPDVKEWNVGHLNTILDTVEHESGITIEGVNTPYLYFGMWKTTFAWHTEDMDLYSINYLHFGEPKSWYCVPPEHGKRLERLAKGFFPGSSQNCEAFLRHKMTLISPSILRKYGIPFEKITQDAGEFMVTFPYGYHAGFNHGFNCAESTNFATRRWIDYGKQAILCSCRKDMVKISMDVFVRKFQPERYELWLAGKDNAPIDHSKPTPEAAEFLGGEAGKSGAQELCIENQSSEGQKKSLAKQRIGTKRHRVCLDLPDEVLPKSETNDEEAEYGKKGRLTPYTEQCREYHELKDEEDLLPLTGSTHLKMLSGSRSPASGECVRGEGLSAIYPVTKTTSLSSACTQSFPKRHLSIASVPTVPHCLSAVPRISTKPGVASLLFHRTLSPSDALQVHSYAAKSALSKPQQPKTEELREDLNDPDIQLDVRPDTQTPQPHAIDSTNTENEIEGEKENKSMKRKLQPLSKLPCLHPLLRENSSDDEIQEPPAEFEETDPWARLLAPIWQSRPRDFRVEKDFNFRMGQQPPYCAVCTLFHSYTQSDVIRLSQCGSAAEGGEQRTMPLIPEMCFTSSSEGHLSTPNLDKDGTSQLVSCSVCCVRVHASCYGVSQDTKLDGWMCSRCEANAITQDCCLCSLRGGALQKANNDKWVHVLCAVAVLEARFVNIAERSPVDLGNIPLERFKLKCQFCRKWVKKSSGCCMQCSHGRCSTSFHATCAQAAGVQMHPDDWPFIVYFTCWRHKGGTQIERNKASMRDLEKGQKVICKHKNSRYYHCEVVELTKATFYEVIFDDGSFSDNLFPEDIVNRDCQLLGPPSEGDVVQVRWTDGLIYGAKFVSDHIIPMYQVEFEDDSQLTVKREDVYSLDEELPKRVKARMSVASDMRFKGVFVEKDVKQNSKRQRVINSRYREDYIEPVIYRAIME